A genomic window from Labeo rohita strain BAU-BD-2019 chromosome 6, IGBB_LRoh.1.0, whole genome shotgun sequence includes:
- the klhl30 gene encoding kelch-like protein 30 — protein sequence MVRNIDDLDFCLSSHPQSILEGLRSLCSQPKLVDVTLSAGGRDFPCHRGILALCSHYFRSMFSGDFVESIAARVELHDVDPSVLSQLLDFAYTGKLTINKNNVEGLICTSSQLQFHTVRTVCSRYLQHQIDATNCLGILEFGEIHGCPEVVAKAWSFLLENFEAVQQHEEFLMLEKDRLVACLKDEDLHIRDDRSCVEAVLAWVRHCRESRISHLGELLGMVKLSLLTESYLTENLLKEPLVQDSLESKEFVERMCREKREMTGGESEPRVTQNALNLQEVLFVMGGRSLDDSDDEDEDEDEDRDRRLHPRNCGFYNPKLGQWFQLPDFPNYNKWGFSVVSLNNNVYVTGGSRGSQSNTWSTTETWKYITREGKWVTVAPMLRPRTNHSSATLNGEIYVIGGTTMDFVEVEHYDPFSNCWTLTGPALKYVTNFTATSCEGKLYLIGSCAVKYNALTMQCYNPVIDSWCIICSPFIPKYLSSPCSVSMDGVIYLVADNTKKVYLYNPEGNMWEKIQFLHTLHENGDLVVLGGQLYVTGGHWKGMEGDYGVEVEIYNRASNTWKVECFLPRLWTYSGCCSIFLDTSQWTEIFPEET from the exons ATGGTGCGTAACATAGACGATCTAGACTTCTGCCTCTCTTCCCATCCGCAGAGCATCTTAGAGGGCCTGCGCTCCCTCTGTTCTCAACCCAAACTTGTGGATGTCACCTTGAGCGCCGGTGGACGGGATTTTCCCTGTCACCGCGGAATCCTCGCACTCTGTAGCCATTACTTCCGTTCTATGTTTTCAGGAGATTTTGTGGAGAGCATTGCTGCTCGTGTCGAGCTTCATGATGTAGATCCCAGTGTTTTGTCGCAATTGTTGGACTTTGCTTATACAGGGAAACTCACCATCAACAAAAACAATGTAGAAGGACTCATCTGCACATCCAGCCAGCTCCAGTTCCACACCGTCCGTACTGTATGCAGTCGATATCTCCAGCACCAAATAGATGCCACAAACTGTTTGGGAATCCTTGAGTTTGGAGAGATCCATGGCTGTCCTGAAGTTGTCGCCAAAGCTTGGAGCTTCCTGCTTGAAAACTTTGAGGCCGTGCAGCAACATGAAGAGTTCTTGATGTTGGAGAAAGACAGGCTAGTGGCCTGCCTGAAGGATGAGGATCTACACATAAGAGATGACCGGTCTTGTGTCGAGGCTGTTTTGGCCTGGGTCAGGCATTGTAGAGAAAGTCGGATCTCCCATCTGGGAGAATTGTTGGGCATGGTGAAGCTTTCCCTCCTTACAGAATCCTACCTCACTGAGAACTTGCTTAAAGAGCCATTGGTGCAAGACTCACTAGAATCCAAAGAGTTTGTAGAGAGAATGTGTAGAGAG AAACGAGAAATGACAGGAGGTGAGTCAGAGCCGAGAGTGACTCAGAATGCCCTTAATCTGCAGGAGGTTTTATTTGTGATGGGTGGTCGCTCGCTGGATGACTCGGATGATGAAGATGAGGATGAAGATGAAGACAGAGATAGAAGGTTGCACCCCAGAAATTGTGGTTTCTACAACCCAAAGCTTG GGCAGTGGTTTCAGCTACCTGATTTTCCCAACTACAATAAATGGGGTTTTTCTGTCGTCTCCTTAAATAACAACGTGTATGTCACAG GGGGATCAAGGGGGTCTCAGTCCAACACCTGGTCCACCACAGAGACCTGGAAGTACATCACTCGTGAGGGGAAGTGGGTCACTGTCGCACCAATGTTGCGGCCCAGGACTAACCACTCTTCTGCAACTCTCAATGGAGAGATTTATGTAATTGGGG GGACTACAATGGATTTTGTCGAAGTTGAACATTACGACCCATTCAGTAATTGCTGGACTCTTACGGGGCCAGCGCTGAAATATGTGACTAACTTTACAGCCACATCTTGTGAAGGAAAGCTTTACCTCATTGGTTCTTGTGCTGTTAAATATAATGCCCTGACTATGCAGTGCTACAATCCTGTAATAG ATAGCTGGTGTATCATCTGTTCTCCTTTCATTCCTAAATATCTCTCTTCTCCTTGCTCTGTTTCTATGGATGGAGTCATTTACCTCGTAGCAGATAACACCAAAAAGGTCTATCTGTATAACCCAGAGGGCAATATGTGGGAAAAA ATTCAGTTTCTACACACTCTTCATGAGAATGGGGATTTGGTGGTTCTAGGTGGGCAGTTGTATGTGACTGGGGGGCACTGGAAGGGCATGGAGGGGGATTATGGTGTGGAAGTGGAAATATACAACAGAGCCTCCAACACTTGGAAGGTGGAGTGCTTTCTTCCCAGGCTCTGGACTTACAGTGGCTGCTGTTCCATCTTCCTGGACACTTCACAGTGGACTGAAATCTTCCCTGAAGAGACTTAA